From Canis lupus familiaris isolate Mischka breed German Shepherd chromosome 16, alternate assembly UU_Cfam_GSD_1.0, whole genome shotgun sequence, one genomic window encodes:
- the ZFP42 gene encoding zinc finger protein 42 homolog produces MDQQLKKRVKTCGQKGPGRRAFSRDKPRPSKPQPVQQELCNTTWAFEDESMFFETSHLVVGEDSFSDCYIECIIRGEFSEPILEEESLKSLDYLEEGSEQELSQQVLTASSLLEKSLKCMQKGAKQELPQQIVRENSELENSETIKSKKLPCGGIPSMDLSNPKQCAEFAGKKPTKDKESEAPEKIVCPHSGCTKKLKSRASLRKHLLVHGPRDHVCAECGRAFNERAKLKRHFLVHTGERPFRCTFEGCGKRFSLDYNLRTHVCIHTGEKRFVCPFESCGKRFIQSNNLKAHILTHAKTNKNQ; encoded by the coding sequence ATGGATCAGCAACTGAAGAAAAGGGTGAAGACTTGTGGCCAGAAAGGCCCGGGTAGAAGAGCCTTCAGTAGAGATAAGCCAAGGCCATCCAAGCCACAGCCAGTCCAACAGGAACTTTGCAACACAACATGGGCCTTCGAAGATGAAAGTATGTTCTTTGAAACTAGCCATCTGGTTGTTGGAGAAGATTCCTTCTCTGACTGTTACATAGAATGCATAATAAGGGGTGAGTTTTCTGAACCCATCCTGGAAGAAGAGTCACTTAAGTCCCTTGACTACCTGGAAGAAGGATCAGAACAAGAGCTTTCTCAACAGGTTCTCACAGCAAGCTCACTTCTGGAAAAATCTCTGAAATGCATGCAAAAAGGAGCAAAGCAAGAACTTCCTCAACAAATTGTTAGAGAGAATTCAGAGCTTGAGAATTCTGAGACCATAAAAAGCAAGAAGCTTCCTTGTGGAGGAATACCTAGCATGGACCTATCCAATCCTAAACAGTGTGCAGAATTTGCtggaaagaaaccaacaaaagaTAAGGAATCTGAGGCTCCAGAAAAAATTGTTTGTCCCCACAGTGGATGCACAAAAAAGTTAAAGAGTAGAGCTTCCCTGAGAAAGCATCTCCTCGTCCATGGTCCTCGAGATCACGTATGTGCAGAATGTGGGAGAGCATTCAATGAGCGTGCGAaactaaaaagacattttctggTTCATACTGGAGAGAGGCCATTCCGGTGCACCTTTGAAGGATGTGGGAAACGCTTTTCCCTGGACTACAATTTGCGTACACACGTATGCatccacactggggagaaacGTTTTGTGTGTCCCTTTGAAAGCTGTGGCAAGAGGTTTATTCAGTCAAATAACCTGAAAGCTCACATCTTAACTCATGCAAAGAccaacaaaaatcaatga